Proteins encoded together in one Panthera uncia isolate 11264 chromosome A2, Puncia_PCG_1.0, whole genome shotgun sequence window:
- the LOC125929995 gene encoding cytochrome c, whose amino-acid sequence MGDVEKGKKIFVQKCAQCHTVEKGGKHKTGPNLHGLFGRKTGQAPGFSYTDANKNKGITWGEETLMEYLENPKKYIPGTKMIFAGIKKAGERADLIAYLKKATKE is encoded by the exons atgggTGATGTTGAGAAGGGCAAGAAGATTTTTGTTCAGAAGTGTGCCCAGTGCCATACTGTGGAAAAGGGAGGCAAGCACAAGACTGGGCCAAATCTCCACGGTTTATTTGGGCGAAAGACAGGCCAAGCCCCTGGGTTTTCTTACACGGATGCCAACAAGAACAAAG GCATCACCTGGGGAGAGGAGACACTGATGGAGTATttggagaatcccaagaagtacATCCCTGGAACAAAAATGATCTTCGCTGGCATTAAGAAGGCAGGGGAAAGAGCAGACTTGATAGCTTATCTCAAAAAAGCTACTAAGGAGTAA